A stretch of Desulfotignum phosphitoxidans DSM 13687 DNA encodes these proteins:
- a CDS encoding transporter substrate-binding domain-containing protein: MTEKNPIKTVYCILWIAAALIGVGCFTPYAHPVFAGEADTAARQTIRSGAEVDYPPFSFVDEHGTANGFSVELMRAALAVMGRDVTFRTGPWTDVRTWLERAEIDALPLVGRTPEREALFDFTVPYMSLHGAIVVRGNETGIRDLADLRGRKVAVMTGDNAEEFLRREDRGIEIHTRPTFDITLQELSDGRYDAVVAQRLVALRLIQKAGLTDLHVIERPIEGFEQDFCFAVHDGDRDTLALLNEGLAIVMADGTYRHLHSKWFAAMQLPSDRPIVVGGDRNFPPYEFLDENGQPAGYNVDLTRAIASEMGLNIDIRLGRWTERIEALENGRIDIMQGMFYSPDRDLKFDFSQPHAVSHYVAVVRNGEGPAPESVKDLSGKRIVVEQGDILHDFVITNDLDTQVVAVADQETALRELREGRHDCALVSLITAIYLTKKHGWSDVVIGKQTIFAAEYCYASAKGQKALLAQFSEGLKALDNTGEYRRIHDKWLRVYQDTPTSLTDALRYSAIVIIPLLVIILLAVTWSWLLRRQVAEKTNALQESLDRFKYVFEAANVGKSITLPTGEVNANKAYADFLGYAPEELEGKKWQVLTPAEDIEKIEMRISRLLTGEKRADRFEKRYVHKNGTLLWADVSVAIWRDDKGTPLYLMTTIVDITERKKVEADHDKLQSQLLQAQKMESVGRLAGGVAHDFNNMLGVIMGYAQLAIDKTDPEDSLRADLKEIVTAAERSTDITRQLLAFARKQTIDPKVLDLNNTLESMLKMIRRLIGEDIDLPWKPKPGVWPVKIDPSQLNQILVNLCVNARDAIADVGKITIETDNVRFDDAYCADHAGFIPGEYVLLAVSDDGRGMDRKTLDNIFEPFYTTKPIGKGTGLGLSVIYGIVKQNKGFINVYSEPEKGTTFRLYFSRHDDVVRRIEADSAEETPAGSGETVLIVEDETSILTLTKRILEQLDYNILTAETPGEAVALTNEHDGEIHLLITDVVMPEMNGRDLAEKLQAEYPKLKVLFMSGYTANVIAHHGVLDADVHFIQKPFSNKDLAVKVKKALKR; encoded by the coding sequence ATGACAGAAAAAAATCCCATAAAAACAGTCTATTGTATTTTGTGGATTGCAGCCGCCCTTATTGGGGTGGGTTGCTTTACCCCATATGCTCACCCTGTTTTTGCCGGTGAAGCCGATACCGCCGCCAGGCAAACCATCCGCTCAGGCGCGGAAGTCGACTATCCCCCTTTCAGTTTTGTTGACGAACATGGCACGGCCAATGGTTTCTCCGTAGAATTGATGCGGGCGGCACTGGCCGTCATGGGCCGAGATGTCACCTTTCGCACAGGACCGTGGACAGACGTCCGCACCTGGCTGGAACGCGCTGAAATCGATGCACTTCCCCTGGTCGGCCGCACGCCCGAGCGGGAAGCATTGTTTGATTTCACAGTGCCTTACATGTCTTTGCACGGGGCCATTGTGGTGCGTGGCAATGAAACCGGCATCAGGGACCTGGCTGATTTACGCGGGCGCAAGGTGGCGGTGATGACGGGCGATAACGCCGAGGAATTTTTAAGGCGGGAAGATCGGGGAATTGAGATCCATACCCGACCCACGTTTGACATCACCCTGCAGGAACTGTCAGACGGCAGATATGATGCCGTGGTGGCCCAGCGACTGGTGGCCCTGCGCCTGATACAGAAAGCCGGACTCACGGACCTGCATGTCATAGAGCGGCCGATTGAGGGTTTCGAGCAGGACTTTTGTTTCGCCGTCCATGACGGCGACCGTGACACCCTGGCCCTGCTCAATGAAGGGCTGGCCATCGTCATGGCGGACGGCACGTATCGCCATCTGCATTCCAAATGGTTTGCCGCCATGCAGCTGCCCTCGGATCGACCCATCGTTGTCGGCGGGGACCGGAATTTTCCGCCCTATGAATTCCTGGATGAAAACGGTCAGCCCGCGGGATACAATGTGGATCTGACCAGAGCCATTGCCAGTGAAATGGGTCTGAATATCGACATCCGGCTCGGCCGGTGGACAGAAAGGATAGAGGCCTTAGAAAACGGCAGAATCGATATCATGCAGGGCATGTTTTATTCACCGGACCGGGATCTGAAATTTGATTTTTCACAGCCCCATGCCGTCAGTCACTATGTGGCGGTTGTGAGAAACGGCGAGGGACCGGCACCGGAATCTGTCAAGGATCTTTCCGGAAAACGCATCGTTGTGGAACAAGGTGACATCCTGCATGATTTTGTCATCACAAACGACCTGGACACCCAGGTGGTTGCCGTGGCGGATCAGGAAACAGCCCTGCGCGAATTAAGGGAGGGCAGACACGACTGTGCGCTGGTGTCTTTGATTACGGCCATTTACCTGACAAAAAAACACGGCTGGTCAGATGTGGTCATTGGAAAACAAACCATTTTTGCCGCCGAGTATTGCTATGCCTCCGCCAAGGGCCAAAAAGCGTTGCTGGCCCAGTTCAGCGAAGGATTGAAGGCCCTGGACAACACGGGTGAATACCGGCGAATCCATGACAAGTGGCTCCGCGTTTACCAGGACACGCCCACCTCATTGACCGATGCGCTCCGGTACTCGGCCATCGTCATCATTCCGCTTCTGGTTATCATCCTGCTCGCTGTCACATGGTCGTGGTTGTTGCGCCGCCAGGTCGCTGAAAAAACCAACGCCCTGCAGGAAAGCCTGGACCGGTTCAAATACGTTTTCGAAGCGGCAAATGTCGGAAAATCGATCACACTGCCCACGGGGGAAGTCAATGCCAACAAAGCCTATGCCGATTTTCTGGGGTATGCGCCCGAGGAGCTGGAAGGCAAAAAATGGCAGGTTCTCACACCGGCGGAAGATATCGAAAAAATTGAAATGAGAATCAGCCGGCTGCTGACCGGAGAGAAACGGGCGGATCGTTTTGAAAAACGCTATGTTCACAAAAACGGCACCCTCCTCTGGGCGGATGTCAGTGTCGCTATCTGGCGTGACGACAAAGGAACCCCCCTTTATTTAATGACAACGATCGTTGATATCACTGAACGCAAAAAAGTCGAGGCGGACCACGACAAACTTCAGTCCCAGCTGCTCCAGGCACAGAAGATGGAATCCGTGGGCCGTCTGGCAGGCGGTGTGGCCCATGATTTCAACAATATGCTGGGTGTGATCATGGGGTATGCGCAACTGGCGATTGATAAAACAGATCCTGAAGACTCTCTGCGTGCTGATCTGAAAGAGATCGTCACGGCGGCGGAACGATCCACGGATATCACCCGGCAGCTTCTGGCATTCGCCCGGAAACAGACCATCGATCCGAAAGTGCTGGACCTGAATAACACCCTGGAGAGCATGCTCAAGATGATCCGCCGTCTCATCGGCGAAGACATCGACCTTCCCTGGAAACCCAAACCCGGGGTGTGGCCGGTAAAAATAGATCCCTCACAGCTGAACCAGATCCTTGTCAACCTGTGTGTCAACGCGCGGGATGCCATCGCGGATGTGGGGAAAATCACCATTGAAACCGATAACGTCCGGTTTGATGACGCGTATTGTGCTGACCATGCCGGATTTATTCCGGGTGAATATGTCCTTTTGGCTGTCAGCGATGACGGGCGCGGCATGGACAGGAAAACGCTGGACAATATTTTCGAACCCTTTTACACGACCAAACCCATCGGCAAAGGCACGGGGCTCGGGCTGTCGGTGATCTACGGCATTGTCAAGCAAAACAAAGGGTTTATCAATGTTTACAGCGAACCTGAAAAAGGGACCACCTTCCGGCTTTATTTCTCACGTCATGACGATGTCGTCCGACGGATTGAAGCGGATTCAGCCGAAGAAACTCCGGCCGGATCGGGTGAAACCGTGCTGATTGTTGAAGATGAAACCTCCATTTTGACGCTGACTAAAAGAATCCTCGAACAGTTGGATTACAACATCCTAACCGCGGAAACCCCTGGTGAGGCCGTCGCTTTGACAAACGAACATGACGGTGAAATTCATCTGCTGATCACCGACGTGGTCATGCCGGAGATGAACGGCCGGGACCTGGCTGAAAAACTCCAGGCGGAATACCCGAAACTGAAAGTGCTCTTCATGTCCGGATATACGGCCAATGTCATCGCCCATCACGGCGTTCTGGATGCAGATGTTCATTTCATTCAAAAGCCTTTTTCCAACAAAGATCTCGCAGTGAAGGTGAAAAAGGCGTTGAAGAGGTGA
- a CDS encoding AF1514 family protein — protein MAQIHINPDNQTPETIHLSIPEDTFNFSSAKQMAKDMAFEKCDAPMILSWKNSKTGESYPDYECGVSDRPFWIRYAEGRGANLTIDFNDGEYVFMILKM, from the coding sequence ATGGCTCAGATTCATATCAATCCGGATAACCAGACCCCGGAAACCATCCATTTGTCCATCCCAGAAGATACCTTCAATTTTTCATCCGCCAAGCAGATGGCCAAAGACATGGCTTTTGAAAAATGTGATGCCCCCATGATCCTGTCATGGAAAAACAGCAAAACGGGGGAATCCTATCCCGACTATGAATGCGGGGTATCGGACCGTCCCTTCTGGATCCGGTACGCTGAAGGCAGAGGCGCCAACCTGACCATTGATTTCAATGACGGGGAGTATGTGTTCATGATTTTAAAGATGTAA
- a CDS encoding SDR family NAD(P)-dependent oxidoreductase produces the protein MIDFQGQTALVTGAGAGIGRAYALELARRGANVVVNDIGRTRDGLFCADVVVDDIDQVREFDTCGEIYSLGRPLTGR, from the coding sequence ATGATCGATTTTCAAGGACAGACCGCTCTGGTGACCGGTGCCGGAGCCGGCATCGGCCGGGCCTATGCCCTGGAACTGGCCCGGCGGGGGGCAAATGTGGTGGTCAATGATATCGGCCGGACCCGTGACGGGCTGTTTTGTGCGGATGTTGTGGTAGATGACATCGACCAGGTCCGGGAATTTGATACCTGCGGGGAGATTTACAGTCTGGGCCGGCCCCTGACCGGGCGGTGA
- a CDS encoding DUF4242 domain-containing protein has protein sequence MSKLNKYMMVHNNPGINCEEVQANWRKLAAVESATWVRTYYNDEKGVRYCLWLAPSEEDLKDIFTEIGISWESIVPVEETVPDLWGEKWNEHLEKDVAADTLGN, from the coding sequence ATGAGTAAATTAAACAAGTACATGATGGTTCACAACAACCCGGGCATCAACTGCGAAGAAGTTCAGGCAAACTGGCGGAAACTGGCGGCCGTGGAAAGCGCCACCTGGGTCCGAACCTATTACAATGACGAAAAAGGGGTTCGCTACTGCCTCTGGCTGGCCCCTTCCGAAGAGGACCTGAAAGACATCTTCACGGAAATCGGCATCAGCTGGGAGTCCATTGTGCCGGTGGAAGAAACCGTCCCGGATCTCTGGGGCGAAAAATGGAACGAACACCTGGAAAAAGACGTGGCCGCCGATACACTGGGCAACTGA
- a CDS encoding sigma-54 interaction domain-containing protein: MKHIHQEIQKNELVKLLLEAIGDGVFVLDPHGRIVAWNPAMEAITGYAFQEIKGKHCRILKFNQCFGRDRPSGITDCGILKTGRVVPAECLITHKLGHTLSITKNARVIKDTRGEIIGIVETVTDLTELKKTRLKMEEATRRLGELNRLGGIIAKSRVMQNVFSFIKASAASDTSILIQGESGTGKELVAGAIHSIGERRDQPMVTVNCSALSESLLESELFGHVKGAFTGAGQDRIGRFEQADGGTIFLDEIGEISPYIQVKLLRVLQEKEIERVGDSRKRKVDIRVITATNKDLKSLVDAGTFREDLYYRLKVFPIFLPPLRERKEDIPLLIRHFIDLNNKASGKAVTSMTKQAMQAVMDYHWPGNIRELANAVEHAFVLCDGREIVIEDLPLEIRHGNAGSMDVTAPLPSAPPAVSVHRPGHRLTRERLVAILQAAGWNKAEAARQTGLSRASIWKYMKKWNIPMQPE, from the coding sequence ATGAAACATATCCACCAGGAAATTCAGAAAAACGAACTGGTCAAACTGCTGCTGGAAGCCATCGGAGACGGCGTTTTCGTGCTGGACCCCCATGGCCGGATCGTGGCCTGGAACCCGGCCATGGAAGCCATCACCGGGTATGCATTCCAAGAGATCAAAGGAAAGCATTGCCGCATTCTGAAATTCAACCAATGCTTTGGCCGGGACCGTCCCTCGGGCATCACAGACTGCGGGATTCTGAAAACCGGCAGGGTGGTGCCCGCAGAATGCCTGATCACCCACAAGCTCGGACATACCCTTTCCATCACCAAAAACGCCCGGGTCATTAAAGACACCCGGGGGGAAATCATCGGGATTGTTGAAACGGTCACGGATCTGACCGAGCTGAAAAAAACCCGGCTGAAGATGGAGGAAGCCACCCGCCGCTTAGGCGAACTCAACCGGCTGGGAGGGATCATTGCCAAAAGCCGGGTCATGCAGAACGTATTTTCCTTTATCAAAGCCTCGGCCGCCAGCGACACCTCCATTCTGATCCAGGGGGAAAGCGGTACAGGCAAAGAACTGGTGGCCGGCGCCATCCACTCCATCGGGGAAAGGCGGGACCAGCCCATGGTCACGGTCAACTGCAGTGCCCTGTCTGAATCCCTTCTGGAAAGCGAACTGTTCGGCCATGTCAAAGGGGCATTTACCGGGGCCGGCCAGGACCGGATCGGCCGGTTTGAGCAGGCGGATGGCGGCACCATATTTCTGGATGAAATCGGGGAGATCTCCCCGTACATCCAGGTGAAACTGCTCCGGGTGCTCCAGGAAAAAGAGATCGAACGGGTGGGCGACTCCCGGAAACGCAAAGTGGATATCCGGGTGATCACCGCCACCAACAAAGACCTGAAATCCCTGGTGGATGCAGGAACCTTCCGGGAAGATCTCTATTACCGGCTCAAGGTATTTCCCATTTTCCTGCCGCCCCTGCGGGAACGCAAAGAAGACATTCCCCTGCTGATCCGCCATTTCATCGATCTGAACAACAAGGCCTCGGGCAAAGCCGTCACAAGCATGACAAAACAGGCCATGCAGGCGGTCATGGATTACCACTGGCCGGGCAATATCCGTGAACTGGCCAATGCCGTTGAACATGCGTTTGTTCTTTGTGACGGCCGGGAAATCGTTATCGAAGACCTGCCCCTGGAAATCAGACACGGAAATGCCGGGTCCATGGATGTGACGGCCCCACTGCCGTCAGCCCCTCCGGCCGTGTCCGTGCACAGACCCGGACACCGATTGACCCGGGAACGCCTGGTGGCCATCCTTCAGGCCGCCGGATGGAACAAGGCAGAAGCGGCCAGGCAGACCGGATTGAGCCGGGCATCCATCTGGAAATACATGAAAAAATGGAACATCCCCATGCAGCCGGAATAG
- a CDS encoding efflux RND transporter periplasmic adaptor subunit, with the protein MVSIVIRFVRVVIVLAAASALGFWLYSLRETPDRQPVEPLPPGVRVIEMHPETRQMVVAAFGTVAPRNSVKVAAEVAGRIERMDPAFREGKKIEKDQVIIEIDRRAAILDRAAAKARVVQAEAEIDYLARDIENLSSDLSLAESNMDLAAKEVERLKALNQREFASKTSLDKAQQQYLAAKIQVQTTRNRMALAGPLMAQKQAALALARNDVEKVDLVLEKSRILAPFAGFVQSRLVEQGDYVNPGQILGRVYRAGALDVDVRIPLAELRWIQPLFDRGQLPEAQVRMANAASEETRSWPARVARIKAEIDDQTRTLPITLEILPDPGPDNGNPLDTLKPGAFVQCRIQGKRFDDIHVLPRHLVHTGNRVYVVKDGRLEIRQVSVLRKFNDQVFVESGLAPGDHVVSSPLPGAYNGMAVTVKPADHQEDTP; encoded by the coding sequence ATGGTATCTATTGTCATCCGGTTCGTCCGGGTTGTTATCGTTCTGGCAGCAGCATCCGCGCTGGGCTTCTGGCTGTACAGCCTCAGGGAAACGCCTGACAGACAGCCCGTCGAACCGCTCCCTCCCGGGGTTCGCGTGATCGAAATGCACCCGGAAACCCGGCAGATGGTGGTGGCGGCGTTCGGCACCGTGGCCCCCCGGAACAGCGTCAAAGTGGCGGCTGAAGTGGCCGGCCGGATTGAAAGGATGGACCCGGCATTCCGGGAAGGCAAAAAGATTGAAAAAGACCAGGTCATCATTGAAATCGACCGGCGCGCAGCCATCCTGGACCGGGCTGCGGCAAAAGCCCGGGTGGTCCAGGCAGAGGCGGAGATCGACTATCTGGCCCGGGACATTGAAAATCTGTCTTCAGATCTTAGCCTGGCCGAGTCCAATATGGACCTGGCGGCCAAAGAGGTGGAGCGGCTCAAGGCGTTGAATCAGCGGGAATTTGCCTCAAAAACCAGTCTGGACAAGGCGCAGCAGCAGTACCTGGCGGCCAAAATCCAGGTCCAGACCACCCGCAACCGCATGGCCCTGGCCGGCCCCCTCATGGCCCAGAAACAGGCGGCCCTGGCCCTGGCCCGAAACGATGTGGAAAAGGTGGACCTGGTCCTTGAAAAATCCAGGATTCTGGCCCCTTTTGCCGGGTTTGTGCAGTCGCGTCTGGTGGAGCAGGGGGATTATGTGAATCCCGGCCAGATCCTGGGCCGTGTATACAGGGCCGGGGCCCTGGATGTGGATGTCCGGATCCCTCTGGCGGAACTCCGATGGATCCAGCCGCTGTTTGACAGGGGCCAGCTGCCGGAAGCGCAGGTCCGTATGGCCAATGCCGCATCAGAGGAAACCCGGAGCTGGCCGGCCCGGGTGGCCCGGATCAAGGCGGAAATCGACGATCAAACCCGGACCCTTCCCATAACCCTGGAGATTCTGCCCGATCCAGGGCCGGACAACGGCAACCCATTGGATACCCTGAAACCCGGTGCTTTTGTGCAGTGCCGGATACAAGGGAAACGTTTTGATGACATTCATGTTCTGCCCAGGCACCTGGTGCACACGGGCAACCGGGTGTATGTGGTCAAAGACGGGCGGCTGGAGATCCGCCAGGTCTCTGTGCTGCGCAAATTCAATGACCAGGTGTTTGTCGAATCCGGACTCGCGCCCGGGGATCATGTGGTTTCGTCGCCGCTGCCCGGGGCCTATAACGGCATGGCGGTCACGGTCAAACCGGCGGATCATCAGGAAGACACCCCATGA